In Glycine soja cultivar W05 chromosome 10, ASM419377v2, whole genome shotgun sequence, the genomic stretch GAAGGGTGCATAACCGCATGGATAAGCTCACACTAACCCGTCAATTTGGGATCCAATTCGGTTCCTTAGGAGGTATCGGGAAGGAATTTTGGAATGTAATAATATCGATCCTgtgtattttttcttcttcttttagatgtgactttatatataaatatttgccTGCATGTATTTTTTTGTCTGATGTAAATTGTGATctttttaattgttcaaatttgTTAAAATCATACTATTTgtttaatgtaattaaatatataatttttaattgaattatgtgtctaatttttatgtaaaatattattatatttttaaatattattatataagtgAAACTAGACTTAATGTCCTTTAGTAAGATTCTGACTTTGAGCcttataaatgaataaaatgtgattagaaggaaaattttattaatgataattagtcaaatttttcaaaaaaaaaagcttttaataaaattaataaatactttgacacaaataacataattaaaaaaatataaatatcctAATCTATTATTCCGTCTAAGGCTCTAAAACATTAGGACCCACCCTATTTCTGCCAATCACGTGTAGTAATGGAGTTATCAGAATAGTGGACTAACCTTCAGAACTCAGATAGTTGCGAATAAATCTTTGACGTTCCTCTAGTCCTGGTTTACCATATCCAATTTTGTGGGTCAGCAATTCAGAGTGATTTTAGTAAACATAATATTGCAATTACTATTAATCATTGTGGAAATGTATTTTGGGCAGAAAAGATATAACAAACAAGAACATTACCTGGATATTTCTTGTAGTCAAGAACATGAGGTGTGTCACTGTGGTAATCTGCCACCATTTCACAGAAATGATTGGCCAGGTCATATGCAATAGGATTATAACCGGCATATTCGTAGTCCTGTatcattaaaagaaattaaaaaaaattactatatgaCAAAAAATCAAGTGATAGAACTTCGAATTCTATCCAAATTCGATCCTtgacggaaataattttttatcaaattttacgGGTCAAATTCTGaattaattagaatatatatatataggctacAACAAATACCATAGGCAAAGAATATATGAGCACAACTTACAATTATAGTGATTAATCTTGTCTCTTCATCCATCATTATGTTACCATATTGTAAGTCATTGTGACAAAAAACAATCTCTTGATATCCTTCAGATAACTTCTTCTCCAAGATATTTATTTCCTCATCCAGATTGTCCAAGCCAAATTTTTTTGCATCCTTTGGGGAGCACAGACTTTTGGCTTGACCAAGCCACTTCCTAGTAAATAACACACAGACAGTATTTAATATTCAGCATAGCAATGAAAGAGGATTTTAAGATTTATCTGACTTATAATTACCTCACTCTGTGCCAAATCTGAGCCTTCTTTGCACCAGGCATATGAAGATTATGGAACTCTCTCATCTTAGATGCTATCAAAGCAGATACTTCAGGGTCACGGAGGTCAGCAGCTGATAGAGtctaaaaaacaacaaaataaaaaataaagaacagaAAATAATAACAGGTTATACCCAATCATTACACTAGGAACATAAATAAACACTGTTTGTAAAACTCATTATCTTCACTTTTGACTTGTTCAATTGTTTCGTATCCATCCGGATTTGGGATGCATAAATCGACATCAACAGTACATAAAAATCACCGAGTACCATAGTCCATAGTTGATATGTGAGGCCTACCAAGTTAAGGTGGTGGAAtataattctaataaatttaaattattttattcacctTTGGAACTTAGTACTTAGGTTGTCAAGATTAAATTTTCTTTGACACATCCCCCCGTCCCCTTCATAATAGACAGGCTTGAGTGGATAGTATGATTAAATCTCTGAATTACGTTGTTAATGTATGTCTATTTTTAGCAACATAAGTCATTACTATGAGTTATTCCACCTAAAACTTATTCATTTGTACAGTTCAAGAATCATCTTGGTTTAAATAAAAAGGtctttaatttcatatatagTGTCTATGTACTGCTTTTCAGAGTCCTGTATAGGAGAAGATCATAAGGTTCATCAATTAGTTGGGTGGATCAAGCAAATTACCCATTTATTGCCCTTGGGTCAACTCTTCGACCCAACCTAGAAGTGCCAGATATAAAAGGTGACAAACAATATGTTGACAACTACTTAATTGCATAATTGTCAATTACTATATTTATTAGTTAGCATTTAATGAGTGAAATAGACAGGAAATAAGACTTTCCAACTCTGATAATTCCATGTATGCATAAAAATTCCAATGCCTTTACCTCATCATTGTTTTATTATGTTCCTTTATTTCTAACAGAAATAACATTTAGAAAGGGGTGGAGGAATAAAGAATTGTAAAAGTAGCACTTATGAGCACCTGATCCAATCCCATTGACTCATCACCATTCAATTGGGTTTCTTAAAGATGCTTCTTAATTAATCCTAAACAggtaatagtattttttttgggtaaatGAAGGAAAACGAAACAAAGGGGATGGTATTGGTAACCTTCCATTGCTCCAAGAGTAAAGGGTACGAAAAAGAAAGCATCAGTCcaaagaaaagctttttgaCTACAGAATAAAGTAAAAAGCTAATTCACTTTCAAACTGAGCATATACTCTCTAAAGCTCAAGCAcgaattgaaataatcattgcAACCAATTTATTCGgaataaataaaaacactaaaatcTATGGTCATAGGAGAGGCTGTTTCATGTTGGGGTCACCTAGGCCTCAATATTCAACGAGAGTTTATGgggatatttaatatttatagataACCAGCCAACAACGATGCCTAACACTAACCGAGTTTGAAAATCGGACAACATAGAATATATGACTGATTCATCCTTACCGGTACCTGTTCACCATTGCATACGATTTcggtagtttaattttattgctGTTAGTGTAAGTTATTTTCCatcaaataacaataaataaaatcaaacttatccgctttcaaaaaacaaagtcAAACTTATCTAATGATGCATTAAATCACAATTGACTTTTCTATCTCATGTACCAAATGCCCAACTTAATGAGTCTATCTACATGGTCAAAATAGAaagattttaatgaaataaataaattttatcatttagatttaataaattttttatttctaacaaattctttGTGTTTTTGGCCCTTGGGGCTTCGTCAATCTACCTGGTCAACAcagtagaaaaatatttaaatctagaTTTAGCAAAATAGTAAATAGTAGTCTATGCAACAAAAATGTTACAGTAAAAAactcttatattattatatagtcataaattatcatatatttttttatgagtaattattatacatgtttgttgattttataataactaaattaattatatttattgttttatattgtaAAACTTTGTAGAGTGAcagttataaatattaaattcattagcaaaaatgtaaaaattaaccaaaaaaagaagaaaaaaaactggataaaaaattaaatccaaTAATATAACCTCCTCAGGAAGGATAATTTTCTGCAGCCATGTAACTATCATGTCAGTTTATGTGATGAAAAAGaggtatataatatatatatatatatatatatatatatatatatataagaaagatAAGCACATACTCTGGCATGAATAAACTCCTCAACTCTGCCAGAGGTGAATCGGCCAAGAAGGCGTGGACCCTGACCATGCTTTGAAATGCACTCAAAGGTTCGAATTTCTTCTTCCCTGTCAAAGAAAACTTCAACACCTTCCCCATATAAACGAATCAGAACCTTTCTGACCTCACCATCATTTTTGGTTGGCCAGTTTATCTGAAAAACTTCATTGGTCAATGCACCATTCAGTGGAATCACCTGCAAGGTGTTCACATCATCGATCACATCCCCCAAATCCGAAGCCACTGCAGAAAGCACTTCCATTATCTCTTCCTGTGATCCGCACCCTTTCAATAGTTCCATTGTCTTTATGGCCATACTTAAAAACAGCCGAAATCTGTTTGTGCCGAAAAAACAGAGAAAGCTGAAACAGAGAGTTTGGTTAAGTGCTTTCTTGCTTGCACAAGAACACGGAGAAAGATGCGGGATTTGAGAACCCAGTTGCGAGAAAACTTCACCAACCGATGACCCTTTATAAgaatttttctaaaagaaaagtaGAATTTGcgtgttttaaaaaatcacCCCAAGACAGAGAAGTATAGAGTTTGAAAACAGGGGAAATGCTGCCACCAAAAGAGTTTGAAAGTAGAAGATTGCGTGAAAAAGACAAAGTTTTTCGGAACCCAGTTGAGGAAAAACGTAAGGGATAAAAAAATCCGTGAAGAATGATTAAAGGGTAAGAAGAGAAACGAGAAAAAGTAGAATTCAGAGAATTAGGAACTGACCAAAGAAGCAGAAGCAGAAGCAGAGCAGAGTAAAGAATTTGGTTATGTGAAAAAGACTATTGTTCTTTGTTTGTGTGAAGTCAGAAATCAtacagcatatatatatatatatatatatatatatatatatatatatatatatataaagagagagagagagaggaagacaATTATTCTATTAGCTAAAGTCTTGGCCGTTTACAGTGCGTATTTGTTTGGTGTTTGTTTGACCAtagatctttattttttttattaataattttaattgaaaagaaaacgTTTTATATCGGTAACTTACACTGAAGGATTTCCTGTAATGCTAAATAGTCAAACTTGCAGATGATATTAGCTAAGCAAAGCAAAATCAATGAGAATAGATAGAtatggaaataataataaagaagaaaaatctcACGACTTTTTCAATATAgcaagatatttatttatttgaataagaaagtcacattattttttatgcatcgtttattttaaaaagtcacTGTATCtatcttttatttcatttgataaaattaattgtttttatgaggctttaagtttttaaataatacAACAATTAAAGTATAAATTTATAGTGGAAAgtactgttattttttttttatcaaattaagtTTTTGTGAGAGTTTTAtcattgaattagaaaaatagtaataaaaacgCTTATCACATAAACACTCGAATATATTGCaataatacttaatttttttcaaacccatgttgcatcaaaattaaatggttaaaataattttttcattctcaTATTTAAGTTATGTAGATAAGAGATATAAAAAAGAGTTATACACATAAGTTTGGATATCTAACCattattttaagtataaaaaaataacatattttaattttataaagaagaaaatttaaaaattttaaaaagacaaattccatatattttcattttacaataaaaaatatatatatattaaccatTACAAGTTCATGCATGAAAAAGCTTTTATGCAACGTGACTTTGGATGCTTCATAAAAGGATACAAAGTCTCATTCGGAGATTTTGTCTTACTAATGTACTAGACTACTAGTTGATTTGAAAAGTTGATATACCATTGACATCATCATAATATTGAACTTTAAAACTACGATAAACTCAcgttcataaataaataaaaagacttTATTATGGAAAAAGCTCACGTTCTTGTTTTTTTCTGTAAAActatatgaaaaaatttaagttcatcattatgaaaaagaaaggatAAGGAAGAGTCAAAGGGCCATGTTTTACAACAAATAAAAGGTCAAAATTGTCTCAAAGATGAACCGCGTCCTCCACGAGAAGGGCAGTTAATTGTTAATTGAGGACAAAAATAATGCCGTTCAGAATCAGCTAACACGGCTCCAAAAGAATAGCTTTTAAAGGCCAACGAAGATTAATATAATTAGTAAATAATCTATGAATCTATTTGTAAGATTTTTTAAgcagtataaaaaatatgaataaataagaaaatagataaaGATTTTTTAATAACACAAGGCAATTAATAAATACTCTTTCAAGTGGATAAGGTAACAATTCTTGGGCCATGAGCGTTGAAGATGAGTATATGAACCTCAGGACATGGACGGTTGTGTCTGGCATTACATagcataataaattataataacagaTCGTTTTTAGGTGACTTGTCtttatattacattatattgagatgttttaatattttcttagatCGAGATATTATAATCGAAATAACTGTTATTAACTGAAAAAGGAATTTATGCCAATACTCAAATGGATTTATCACAATTTTTACGTCAATATTTCAATCACTCCTTTTCACATCACATGTTATTGTCATGTACTCATAACCACACTTTTTTTCCAAACAGTATCTCGCTCTTGATTTGCTCGTCAAGTCAAGTGATTCTAAAACTTTTATAGCATAATTTATTACTCTTAACCTTTATTGCATGATTTTTATTAGATGCTTTTtgatttaaaatgttaaatattcttttatataacataaaatattaaaataatctctaaaaacattttcagaaaatataaaatgattttcgttccaaaaaaaattatcatgattgttttcaaatataaaatcaatatattcgccatttttatagatttttataACTCTCCTATAAAGAATTGTAAGACTTTaagtattcttttattttaggttAGACTGGAttcatatgaatttaattttctaaaaaaagaattgatactaatttgtgatttaaaatgaaaattttactttgtttttagTAACTAATCAAAAAGCATCAATTTATTCTTTCAATCATaagaatttgatatttatttaattctttgacgataaaaataaaactaatttaagttttaaatttcattcttctttgaaaAATAACTATCTAACGTAATTTTATGAttgaaagactaaaataatatattagtttttaaaaattaatatcaactCGAATTTAAAGAAACTAAGAtgctttaaatgattttatacctaacgttcttaatttttttaatatgatataaaatGGATCgcttcataattaaaaaataaaacaaattttcgGATGTTTCTATGTCCAActattatactttattttaaagtGTTTCCTATAAGTTTATTGATTGTAAGTACAAAATTTACTTGTTTATATGTGTTTGTTTAGTTTGCAGTTTGCAGCACTTGTTGAGTCGTACTTTCGGAAAgttttgtaataataaatagaaaatttcaCGTTTAAAGCCTCAATatatagaagaaagaaaaattcaacaacaaaaaaaatagaagaatgaaaataaaaaagcttCCTGTGACATATATTAGAAATAAACAAAGAATAAGCAACACATATCAAATTTACTTGAATATCTCTAATCACATGTGGCTTCTTAATTTCTCGTATCATAATAGGAAAATCCATTTGACTGCTTATTAATTAGTTGGCTTGCCCTAttctgatgttttttttttaataattcatcGGTCATTGGTATTAAAACAAAGTACTGCCCATTTAATAAGGCACGTATGAAGGGATAACTGAACAATGGCATTCTTAATTGAAAGAAGGCAAATCAAAAAAttagggggtgtttggtttggttgttttctgttttcattttcactgaaaacagaaaacggtgatgaaaatgtgtttggttgaatttctgaaaacatttttagtgaaaataaaaacagaaaataaccagaaaatgaaaacaataaagtCTCGTTTTCAGTGGAAAACAGAAATCTCATTTcgggtaaaatgaaattgcggtggcaatgaatgtaattttaagctaatctaaaaatacaaaaagagaagaagtcaatatatcataaattttcagtatttttatttcatgaaaatagaaaacaagaaattaaaccaaatatcttttcagaattctaatcttttgaaaatgaaaacaattttttgaaaatgaaaacaaaaaatataaatgcaaACTAAACAGACCCTTAGAAAGCACAGTGATACATACCTGAGTGAGAGGAGTCAGCTGAACCTTTACATGTTTACCATGCATTATTTATTGACACACTCATCATAGGATTCTTGCTCTTATCTATATATGTCCCCACCAATTTCAATGGTCCTTGATGTGAGAACATTTATATGTAAAGTATTTGTCAGAAAGTTAGTCAATTGATTATTGCTATATTTCCCCACACATGTAAATGAAATGTATGTTGTGGCGCAGCTCTTTCCCCATGCTATACAATATACAATATCACTGTACAAATATTATAAACgtggataatatatatttagctaaattgtatttttagtttttgaaattaggtataattttttttttgttttacaaattttaaaaattattttaattcttcaaaaattttaaaaatacgtTTTTAATTTCTAACCACTAACACCAATAATGAAACCATTGATATGGTTAATGGAGATCATGTCAACAATTGtcacataaattttaatatgacaCGTCAGTGTTATCAAATATCTTATTAGTTTCTTAAATTTggattaaagtttttttttatctcttaaatttaaaaatattttttagtccctTAATTTGGAATTAGCTTATTTTGATCCTCACAGttgacattattaaaaaaaatggttgaaaTTACTAACAACGTGTTTATTGCCggttttataaacatgatttataGCGCTTTTAAACTCccgaaaatatatattaacgaataatgttttataattagttttatGACAAGTTTGAACCTCAATTAAGTAAAACAAAGTCAAACATAGTGTTTGCACTTTTCAGCCACAAGTCACCATATCTTGGTTCCAAAATAAAATGCAAGCCAAAACCCCACCATGGTGGCATGAGATAAagcaaatgaaagaaaaagagaccAGTGGGGAGAAGATGAGATGCTACCATGCAGTCAGGTAAGGGTGAAATTTGAGAAGAAAGAGGCACACAAGGAAGTTGATAGAGATTCTTGAGGAGAGTCATGTCTCACGATTTATTCTTGGACCATATAATTCACATAATCAGATGAACTTAAGGATAATATtatatcaatatataaataaaacaaataaagagaCTAAAAAATTTAGCAGTCTTTCTTGTAAACTGGACAATCCATTTATGTGAAGTTATACAAATATACACATAACCAACCCAACAATCAAGTGTAAGAACCACACAACATAACCTAGGTCCTTGGCATAAACATAGATGAATacttcaactaaaaaaatagaaaaccatACAATTCATACATATCATCCTAATTTCtcaaaacataaatattatgtAATTAACATATCAAGATCTCCTATAACTCAATATAAAGAGATTGTCTCTATCTATGTTGCTAATCCTATAGCTGCTTCATACTAAAGTTATCAACAAAATACTTTATCATATGTAATAGAAGTCtaccaaaaaaatgaataaattttttagtagaTTAACAAATTTAGAAAAGTTTGTTGCTCAACCACTTGTGAACATGAGAGTAtagcaatttgtgaaaattaaaattttagaaattatattcaaaataagattaaaataatattaaatgttaaataatcTGACAGAAAAAAACTACGTATACGCTGTActaaaagttaaataatattatagtaaatatttttttttggtaatgcacaattttttgttaatgatgttgtaataaatatttaaaatgtcatatattaaaataataataaaaatgttgattttaaaaaatattaaaaatatgcaCAACTAATTGTCATGGtatgttattaaattttattttcaaaataaaattataacaaataaaataaatacaataagaatataacatataataataaaaataatttaattcagattaaaataatcttaaactTCAAATTATCTAGAATAGAAAATCAATTATCCTCtagtaataatataattatattttaaaatatcataaaaaagctttaaatactaattaaaattaatatttataatataaaaattatatatatatatatatatatatattaatattataaccttaaaaaaatataaaataaaataaaacacttataatactaataaaatgtaaaaaaaagtaatagtaAATTAAGACTATaatcttaagaaaaatatattaaaatttattacaataataatttagtaatagtctaaaatctaaaaaattgtaataaaaacacataataataaataattataaaaaaagaaaatttaaatgattaaaaattaaaataaatttatccccttgcaaaaaaaatatttttttaggtttaattttacattttatcgtacaacttttattattttaaaaaatttcatgtaagtttttttctgcaaaatttatcatttaagtttttaatttttgtatattttaccC encodes the following:
- the LOC114371230 gene encoding probable choline kinase 2; the encoded protein is MAIKTMELLKGCGSQEEIMEVLSAVASDLGDVIDDVNTLQVIPLNGALTNEVFQINWPTKNDGEVRKVLIRLYGEGVEVFFDREEEIRTFECISKHGQGPRLLGRFTSGRVEEFIHARTLSAADLRDPEVSALIASKMREFHNLHMPGAKKAQIWHRVRKWLGQAKSLCSPKDAKKFGLDNLDEEINILEKKLSEGYQEIVFCHNDLQYGNIMMDEETRLITIIDYEYAGYNPIAYDLANHFCEMVADYHSDTPHVLDYKKYPGLEERQRFIRNYLSSEGNKPSNAKVNQLVKAAEKYTLANHLFWGLWGLISSYVNKIDFDYKEYGRQRFQQYWIRKPTLLDSPSIVSLDETVNGLLPSFT